The Solibacillus sp. FSL R7-0682 genome includes a window with the following:
- the hemB gene encoding porphobilinogen synthase, whose amino-acid sequence MTEITFQRHRRLRQNAAMRALVKETYLQKEDLIYPLFIIEGENVKNPVSSMPGVFQLSLDNLAAEVDEIVNLGIRAVLLFGIPAEKDAVGTGAFHDHGIVQKATRLIKERHPELLVVADTCLCEFTDHGHCGVIEGEQVLNDPSLDILARTAVSQAKAGADIIAPSNMMDGFVAAIRAGLDAEGFEHIPIMSYAVKYASSYYGPFREAAEGAPQFGDRKTYQMDPANRIEAIREATSDVQEGADFLIVKPALAYMDIIRDVKNAFPVPVVAYNVSGEYSMVKAAAQNGWIDEKSVVLETLLGMKRAGSDLIITYHAKDVCRWLEEK is encoded by the coding sequence ATGACTGAAATTACATTCCAACGTCACAGAAGATTACGTCAAAATGCCGCAATGCGCGCATTGGTAAAAGAAACTTATTTACAAAAGGAAGATTTAATTTATCCGTTATTCATTATTGAAGGCGAGAATGTTAAAAATCCGGTTAGCTCTATGCCCGGTGTATTCCAGCTGTCATTAGATAATTTAGCAGCAGAAGTGGACGAGATTGTAAATTTAGGTATTCGTGCTGTTTTATTATTCGGTATTCCTGCAGAGAAGGATGCAGTTGGTACAGGTGCCTTCCATGATCACGGAATTGTTCAAAAGGCAACACGTTTAATTAAAGAGCGTCATCCAGAATTATTAGTAGTGGCTGACACTTGTCTTTGTGAATTTACTGACCACGGACATTGTGGCGTTATTGAGGGCGAGCAAGTACTAAATGATCCTTCACTCGATATTTTAGCGCGTACTGCTGTTTCACAAGCGAAAGCTGGGGCAGATATCATTGCGCCGTCAAATATGATGGACGGCTTTGTTGCGGCGATTCGTGCAGGATTAGATGCAGAGGGATTCGAGCATATTCCAATTATGTCTTACGCCGTTAAATATGCTTCAAGCTATTACGGCCCGTTCCGTGAAGCAGCAGAGGGGGCACCGCAGTTTGGCGATCGTAAAACGTACCAAATGGACCCAGCTAACCGCATCGAAGCAATTCGAGAGGCAACTTCTGACGTACAAGAAGGCGCAGATTTCTTAATCGTCAAGCCTGCATTAGCATATATGGATATTATTCGTGACGTGAAAAATGCGTTCCCGGTGCCTGTGGTTGCATACAATGTATCGGGAGAATATTCGATGGTGAAAGCAGCAGCACAAAATGGTTGGATTGATGAAAAATCTGTTGTTTTAGAAACGTTACTAGGGATGAAGCGTGCAGGCTCAGACTTAATTATTACTTATCATGCAAAAGACGTTTGTCGTTGGTTGGAGGAAAAATAA
- the hemL gene encoding glutamate-1-semialdehyde 2,1-aminomutase produces MRSYENSKEAFKEAVDLMPGGVNSPVRAFKSVNLDPIFMESGSGAIIKDIDGNEYIDYVLSWGPLILGHAHPEVVTAIQEQAAKGASFGAPTVSENKLAKLVMDRLPSVEMIRFVSSGTEATMSALRLARGYTGRDKILKFEGSYHGHGDSLLIKAGSGVATLGLPDSPGVPADIAKNTLTVAYNDLQSAKLVFEKFGSDIAAVILEPVAGNMGVVPPQPGFLEGLRKLTEENGTLLIFDEVMTGFRVDYGCAQEYFGIQPDLTCLGKVIGGGLPVGAFGGKREIMEKIAPAGPIYQAGTLSGNPLAMTAGYETLSRLTKDSYTYFRKLGDQLEAGFREAATKYNIPHTVNRAGSMIGFFFTNEDVIDFESAKTSDLALFAEYFKLMAEEGIFLPPSQFEGLFISTAHTEEHIEKTVRAFHTVFEKLAR; encoded by the coding sequence ATGCGTTCATATGAAAATTCAAAAGAGGCATTTAAAGAAGCCGTTGATTTAATGCCAGGTGGGGTTAACTCACCGGTACGTGCATTTAAATCTGTTAACTTAGACCCGATTTTTATGGAATCTGGATCAGGTGCAATCATTAAGGATATTGATGGCAATGAATATATTGACTATGTTTTATCTTGGGGTCCACTGATTTTAGGACATGCACATCCTGAAGTCGTGACGGCAATTCAAGAGCAGGCTGCAAAAGGAGCATCATTTGGTGCACCAACTGTATCGGAGAATAAATTGGCGAAATTAGTAATGGATCGTTTACCTTCAGTTGAAATGATTCGCTTTGTATCTTCAGGTACAGAAGCAACGATGTCAGCATTACGTTTAGCACGTGGTTATACGGGACGCGACAAAATATTAAAATTCGAAGGCTCTTACCATGGGCATGGGGATTCATTGCTAATTAAGGCGGGTTCAGGTGTTGCCACTTTAGGTTTACCGGATTCACCAGGGGTACCGGCTGATATTGCGAAAAATACATTAACAGTAGCGTACAACGATTTACAATCAGCAAAATTAGTATTTGAAAAATTTGGTTCAGATATAGCTGCAGTCATTTTAGAGCCAGTAGCTGGCAACATGGGTGTTGTACCTCCACAACCTGGCTTTTTAGAAGGGCTACGTAAGCTAACAGAAGAAAATGGCACATTATTAATATTCGATGAAGTTATGACAGGCTTCCGTGTCGACTACGGCTGTGCACAAGAATATTTCGGTATACAGCCAGACCTTACTTGCTTAGGAAAAGTAATCGGTGGTGGTTTACCAGTCGGTGCATTCGGTGGTAAACGTGAGATTATGGAGAAAATTGCGCCTGCTGGTCCGATTTATCAAGCAGGAACTTTATCTGGTAACCCACTTGCAATGACTGCAGGGTATGAAACTTTATCACGTTTAACAAAAGATTCGTATACCTATTTCCGTAAGTTAGGTGACCAATTAGAGGCAGGTTTCCGTGAGGCTGCAACGAAGTATAACATTCCTCATACAGTAAATCGCGCAGGTTCTATGATTGGCTTCTTCTTTACAAACGAAGATGTAATTGATTTTGAGTCAGCAAAAACTTCGGATCTAGCGTTATTTGCAGAGTACTTTAAATTAATGGCTGAAGAAGGTATTTTCTTACCACCATCACAATTTGAAGGATTATTTATTTCAACAGCTCATACAGAAGAGCATATTGAAAAAACAGTTCGAGCATTCCATACCGTGTTTGAAAAATTAGCTCGATAA
- the hemC gene encoding hydroxymethylbilane synthase has product MRKIIVGSRKSKLALTQTNWFINELKSAGVPFEFEVKEIVTKGDRILDVQLSKVGGKGLFVKEIEQALYDKEIDFAVHSMKDMPAILPEGLVIGCIPPREDARDAFISKGHVKFADLPKGAVVGTSSLRRSAQLLQVRPDLEIKWIRGNVDTRLNKLETEDYDAIILAAAGLKRLGWSADVVTEYLDTDICLPAVAQGSLGIECRADDVQLLEQLAKLTDATTWKTAHAERAFLAAMDGGCQVPIAGYSTVDGDKITLTGLVAAPDASVTYKETLTGHDADALGKAVAAKLTEQGAFDLIQRVKAELNAE; this is encoded by the coding sequence TTGAGAAAAATTATTGTAGGTTCACGAAAAAGTAAATTAGCATTAACACAAACAAATTGGTTCATTAACGAGTTAAAGTCAGCAGGTGTACCATTTGAATTTGAAGTAAAAGAAATTGTGACGAAGGGTGACCGAATTTTAGACGTGCAATTATCTAAAGTTGGCGGAAAAGGCCTATTTGTTAAAGAAATTGAGCAAGCTTTATACGATAAAGAAATCGATTTTGCTGTTCACTCGATGAAAGACATGCCTGCAATTTTACCAGAAGGCTTAGTTATTGGCTGTATCCCTCCACGTGAAGACGCACGTGATGCCTTTATTTCAAAAGGTCATGTGAAGTTTGCAGATTTACCGAAAGGGGCTGTAGTAGGGACAAGTTCATTACGCCGTAGTGCTCAATTATTACAAGTACGACCAGATTTGGAAATCAAGTGGATTCGCGGGAATGTAGATACACGTTTAAATAAGCTAGAAACAGAAGATTATGATGCGATTATTTTGGCCGCAGCTGGTTTAAAGCGCCTTGGCTGGAGTGCCGATGTAGTCACTGAATATTTAGATACGGATATTTGCTTACCAGCTGTAGCACAAGGTTCCCTTGGAATTGAATGCCGTGCTGATGATGTCCAATTATTAGAGCAATTGGCGAAATTAACGGATGCAACTACATGGAAAACAGCCCATGCAGAGCGCGCATTTTTAGCGGCTATGGATGGTGGCTGTCAAGTACCAATTGCAGGCTACTCAACAGTTGATGGAGACAAAATCACGTTAACAGGATTAGTTGCTGCTCCAGATGCTTCCGTTACTTATAAAGAAACACTAACAGGCCATGATGCAGATGCTTTAGGAAAGGCGGTAGCTGCAAAACTTACAGAGCAAGGTGCCTTTGATCTAATTCAACGTGTAAAGGCTGAGCTTAATGCCGAGTAA
- the chrA gene encoding chromate efflux transporter, translated as MLNIWTIFVTALKLGLTSFGGPSAHIGYFQQTYVKEKKWLTDKQYIDLVALSQFLPGPASSQVGMGIGLRKGGILGSLVAFIGFTMPSVIILIIFVIFMKSSTINMDWLMGLKLVAVAVVAQAVFDMGKKIIVSKKHVILLVLVLIGLYFSNSIFSQVIVIFSCGLIGLQLFKHHNQTEYEPVFSKKWGAFSLLLFFVLLIGLPIIANIVSMDWIKLFSQFFIAGSFVFGGGHVVLPLLETQFVGTYVTAEEFLVGYGLTQAVPGPLFTFASYLGMVIGGIPMAIMATIAIFLPAFLLIVGAYPFWAMLSRYAQLNGAIVGMNVAVIGILLAAFISPIVSTTITSWIDGVFAFILLMLLSKFKWKPWIVVIAGIVIGVTYYR; from the coding sequence ATGTTAAATATATGGACGATTTTTGTAACTGCATTAAAGCTTGGGCTTACTTCATTCGGCGGGCCCTCTGCACATATAGGGTATTTCCAACAAACGTATGTGAAGGAAAAGAAATGGCTAACAGATAAACAATATATCGATTTAGTTGCTCTTAGTCAGTTTTTACCTGGGCCTGCATCAAGCCAAGTAGGAATGGGGATAGGGCTTAGAAAAGGCGGAATATTAGGCAGTCTTGTAGCCTTTATTGGTTTTACTATGCCATCAGTTATAATCCTCATTATCTTTGTAATTTTCATGAAAAGCTCTACAATCAATATGGACTGGTTAATGGGTTTAAAGCTCGTAGCAGTTGCCGTTGTAGCGCAGGCAGTTTTTGATATGGGTAAAAAGATAATCGTATCGAAAAAGCATGTTATTTTGTTAGTGCTTGTATTAATAGGGCTTTATTTCTCAAATTCAATCTTTTCACAAGTCATTGTTATTTTTAGTTGCGGACTTATTGGTCTTCAATTATTTAAACACCATAATCAGACAGAGTATGAGCCTGTATTTTCAAAAAAATGGGGAGCATTCTCATTACTCTTATTTTTCGTGCTATTAATCGGATTACCAATAATAGCGAATATCGTAAGTATGGATTGGATCAAGCTTTTTAGTCAATTTTTTATAGCGGGTTCATTTGTATTTGGTGGTGGGCATGTCGTACTACCATTGTTAGAAACGCAATTTGTAGGAACATATGTGACTGCGGAAGAATTTTTAGTTGGTTATGGCTTGACGCAAGCTGTCCCAGGGCCATTATTTACCTTTGCTAGCTATTTAGGTATGGTGATCGGCGGAATTCCGATGGCAATCATGGCAACGATTGCGATTTTTTTGCCTGCATTTTTATTGATAGTTGGGGCATATCCATTTTGGGCAATGCTTAGTCGATACGCACAGCTAAATGGAGCAATAGTGGGGATGAATGTTGCAGTAATCGGTATTTTACTAGCTGCCTTTATTTCACCAATTGTTTCTACAACGATTACGAGCTGGATAGATGGTGTTTTTGCATTCATATTATTGATGCTGTTGTCCAAATTTAAATGGAAGCCTTGGATAGTCGTTATAGCAGGAATTGTTATTGGAGTTACTTATTATAGATAG
- a CDS encoding VWA domain-containing protein — protein MKKVMAVLLSTLLMMTLVFPFGPIEANAATTKITDMNTTNGKYKAASWAVDNGYMQLNNGKFQSELLVSELQLLQMIAKLDRNFNFNSTNPDTLYGYYGELNLPLYGVTNKTKRNANVSRSQFARIYAAINGLDLSDIQAVQYLYMNDISQGTTGKRTYEDFKPTSNLNRGDMAVFLYRTVQQGSIAIEGLTTSPNGRDNKKITLPLNFVEGKDSTVTVKPTPGTNDNDKEKRPDIYKAVKSINVESEELIANGIDSTLISIELKDSYGNDISFDESLAFKVTSSAGGTFSETNASTSGNSTVVYTDGPQLDVYVTAPALTKSVVDTIRFEMVNPTNQYYTYKNQVIEAKVRYVPKAELRISYEVHDPDQTDWITGDVDPGVKPLPALPQGVVNGVTIPFTQKGIITISDFDEDLKLFSGTKWETYTNPTTGQLTQGEISSEEIQYGNAELKLEGQIISVWLFEQILEYMIYGLEQEENDWGGLGSAKVMYTVNSEGRATYDLQGVMSEEFTAQFDSTVHAAVIYLINILPKADDITLAHKDSVLAIKAIYDKLSQMDKNILQKGFAQAIGKLEGAMSKIEILQKGQELENRPDGMDRYTKVIVNLVLPSGVVITDYRGTVEVSYNGKTKLASFDTNTKDYNDGTGHAGSAVFYFDDVIYGNQKVTARLVDTDPRYDKLLQSIIGTTTSKTIFTNPKFEKNMCSLDAEVSFVVDHSGSMKARDPKNFTSLKVKQTVKQLEADLNHVYRFNKKAIFETSGESETVAKMPSLLQYKSENRGTNVIASVTTAINNFSSNSATKKAVVLITDGKTNRNGIDQMINLAKSKGVAIHTIAVGKYTSVNETLLKQIATETGGTYMNVKEIHDIHSALQSIITSVLCNKVVSNPSCANGDLLFNQTSVVIEKEKVRLMADINTSCDNIKNVRVVFESPSGNKQFDLPYRGSSRFMHRPNLYEFPVLDLYVDVEFQALDSNGNIIASKMHVMNSSSN, from the coding sequence ATGAAAAAAGTGATGGCCGTGTTATTATCAACTCTCTTAATGATGACACTTGTTTTCCCATTTGGTCCGATCGAAGCAAATGCAGCAACTACCAAAATTACCGATATGAATACGACAAATGGGAAATATAAAGCTGCTTCATGGGCAGTAGATAATGGCTACATGCAGTTAAACAATGGCAAATTCCAAAGTGAATTGCTTGTGAGTGAATTACAATTACTCCAAATGATTGCGAAATTAGATCGTAATTTTAACTTTAACAGTACAAATCCAGATACACTTTATGGTTATTATGGCGAGTTGAACCTTCCCTTATATGGGGTTACTAATAAAACAAAGCGAAACGCTAATGTGTCCCGCAGTCAATTTGCACGTATATACGCAGCGATAAATGGACTTGATTTATCAGATATTCAAGCGGTTCAATATTTATATATGAACGACATCTCGCAAGGAACAACAGGTAAACGTACGTATGAAGATTTTAAACCAACAAGTAATTTAAACCGAGGGGATATGGCTGTATTTTTATACCGTACAGTCCAGCAAGGTTCAATTGCAATTGAAGGGTTAACTACTTCACCAAATGGTCGCGACAACAAAAAAATTACATTGCCTTTAAACTTTGTTGAAGGAAAAGATTCGACTGTTACAGTAAAGCCAACACCAGGTACGAATGATAATGATAAAGAAAAACGACCAGATATTTATAAAGCAGTAAAAAGCATTAATGTTGAATCTGAGGAATTAATTGCAAATGGAATTGATTCTACACTCATTTCGATTGAATTAAAAGATAGTTATGGTAATGATATTTCCTTTGATGAATCATTAGCATTTAAAGTTACTTCTTCGGCTGGCGGTACTTTTTCTGAAACAAACGCAAGCACTAGCGGGAACTCGACAGTTGTATATACAGATGGACCGCAATTAGATGTATATGTGACTGCACCAGCTTTAACAAAATCTGTAGTAGATACAATTCGTTTTGAAATGGTCAATCCAACTAATCAATATTACACATATAAAAATCAAGTAATCGAAGCAAAAGTTCGTTATGTACCAAAGGCAGAATTAAGAATTTCATATGAAGTACATGATCCAGATCAAACAGATTGGATCACAGGAGATGTAGACCCAGGTGTAAAACCATTACCGGCTTTACCTCAAGGTGTTGTTAATGGGGTAACTATACCGTTTACACAAAAGGGGATTATTACAATCTCAGACTTTGATGAAGACCTGAAATTATTCAGCGGAACGAAATGGGAAACTTATACGAATCCTACAACTGGGCAGCTTACGCAGGGGGAAATCTCCTCTGAAGAAATTCAGTACGGTAACGCCGAACTAAAATTAGAAGGTCAAATCATTTCAGTATGGTTATTTGAACAAATTTTAGAATATATGATTTATGGTCTTGAGCAAGAAGAAAATGATTGGGGCGGCTTAGGAAGCGCGAAAGTAATGTACACGGTGAATAGTGAAGGGCGTGCCACATACGATTTACAAGGGGTAATGAGTGAAGAATTCACAGCCCAATTTGATTCAACTGTACATGCTGCTGTCATTTACTTAATCAATATTTTACCGAAAGCTGACGATATTACACTTGCGCATAAAGACAGTGTATTAGCGATAAAAGCGATTTATGACAAGCTTAGTCAAATGGATAAAAACATTTTACAAAAAGGTTTTGCGCAAGCTATTGGTAAGCTTGAAGGGGCTATGTCAAAAATTGAAATATTACAAAAGGGGCAAGAATTAGAAAACCGTCCTGATGGTATGGATCGTTATACGAAAGTTATTGTCAATTTAGTATTACCAAGTGGGGTAGTCATTACAGATTATAGAGGGACAGTAGAGGTCTCATATAATGGTAAGACAAAATTAGCTTCTTTTGATACAAATACAAAGGATTATAATGATGGCACAGGTCATGCTGGATCGGCAGTGTTTTATTTCGATGATGTCATTTATGGGAACCAAAAAGTAACGGCTCGCCTGGTGGATACAGATCCACGCTATGATAAACTGTTACAAAGTATCATTGGCACAACAACATCGAAAACAATTTTTACAAACCCGAAATTCGAAAAAAATATGTGTTCTTTGGATGCAGAAGTATCATTTGTAGTTGACCATTCAGGCTCAATGAAAGCACGCGATCCAAAAAACTTTACTTCATTAAAAGTAAAACAGACTGTGAAACAATTAGAGGCGGATTTAAATCATGTATACCGCTTCAATAAAAAAGCTATTTTTGAAACGTCCGGTGAATCAGAGACAGTAGCTAAAATGCCAAGCCTATTGCAATATAAAAGTGAAAATCGAGGAACGAATGTAATTGCTTCTGTTACTACGGCTATTAATAATTTTTCAAGTAACAGTGCAACGAAAAAGGCTGTAGTATTGATTACGGATGGTAAAACAAATCGTAATGGTATTGATCAAATGATTAATTTGGCAAAATCAAAAGGTGTTGCCATTCATACAATTGCAGTAGGTAAGTATACAAGTGTTAATGAAACGTTATTAAAGCAAATTGCAACAGAAACTGGCGGAACATATATGAATGTGAAGGAAATTCATGATATCCATAGTGCATTGCAATCAATTATTACGTCAGTTTTATGTAATAAAGTAGTATCGAATCCAAGTTGTGCAAATGGCGACTTATTATTTAACCAAACGTCAGTTGTGATCGAGAAGGAAAAGGTTCGTTTAATGGCCGATATTAATACTTCTTGTGATAATATTAAAAATGTACGAGTAGTGTTTGAATCTCCTAGTGGTAATAAACAATTTGATTTACCATACCGAGGATCATCTCGATTTATGCATCGACCAAACTTATATGAATTCCCAGTACTTGACTTATATGTAGATGTAGAATTCCAGGCTTTAGATAGTAATGGAAATATAATTGCATCTAAAATGCACGTTATGAATAGTTCTAGTAATTAA
- a CDS encoding uroporphyrinogen-III synthase → MPSKLAGKTIILTGSSVVQPIAQLIEENGGKVLHFPLIETVELITPEDPQWLAQLQTYDWLIFTSQNAVTSFFSKCVRYQVVVPNHLKIAAVGEKTAARLQANGLQVDFMPTIFSADVFVQQFALAEGERALFLRGSLAKDTIRASIAVDEWTVYETKSCLKHLNDLEKALVQCEQPIVIFASPSAVDIYAKRIVPDLNWGYVKFASIGHVTTAALAKYGVTPIVQPKTYTMQAVIEQLILEETTND, encoded by the coding sequence ATGCCGAGTAAACTCGCAGGCAAAACCATAATATTAACAGGCTCTTCTGTCGTACAACCGATTGCCCAGTTAATCGAGGAAAATGGAGGGAAAGTACTTCATTTTCCGCTTATCGAAACCGTTGAATTGATTACGCCAGAAGATCCACAATGGCTTGCACAATTACAAACATACGACTGGCTTATTTTTACGAGTCAAAATGCGGTGACAAGCTTCTTTTCGAAATGCGTACGTTATCAAGTAGTTGTACCGAATCATTTGAAAATCGCAGCGGTTGGTGAGAAAACAGCCGCACGATTACAAGCGAATGGCTTACAAGTTGATTTTATGCCAACAATTTTTAGTGCAGATGTGTTTGTGCAACAATTTGCCCTTGCAGAAGGGGAGCGCGCGTTATTTTTGCGTGGAAGTTTAGCAAAGGATACAATTCGTGCTAGTATTGCTGTAGATGAATGGACAGTTTATGAAACAAAGTCTTGTCTAAAGCATTTAAATGACTTAGAGAAAGCTTTAGTTCAATGTGAGCAACCTATTGTCATATTTGCTAGCCCATCAGCAGTAGACATTTACGCAAAACGAATTGTACCCGATTTAAATTGGGGTTATGTGAAATTTGCATCAATAGGGCATGTAACGACCGCTGCACTCGCAAAGTACGGCGTGACACCAATCGTTCAACCTAAAACATATACAATGCAGGCTGTCATTGAACAGCTCATCTTGGAGGAAACAACAAATGACTGA
- the ccsA gene encoding cytochrome c biogenesis protein CcsA — protein MAEVVMTRLYELMIVLYALSIVLYFTDYLYKNIKFRRVAFWFVSTVWVLQNVFLLLFIIQTKRFPILSLYEGVFFYAWLLTTLSIVLHCIARVDLPVVLLNFLSFIFVTIHLFAPQSSEQIVGESLVSEMLFIHISFAITSYAAFSVAFVFSLLYLVLYRILKQKKLNHLWSRLPNLQQMLKWMNLSTLVGIPLFIISIVLGLEWAFVSLEGVSILDVKIIGSFIVSCLYLIAFLLHRKGALLGSSYAIVHLYLFLLVVINFFLGSKLSSFHLWV, from the coding sequence ATGGCAGAAGTAGTAATGACTAGACTTTATGAGCTTATGATTGTACTTTATGCGCTCAGTATTGTTTTATATTTCACAGATTACTTATATAAAAATATAAAATTTAGACGTGTCGCGTTTTGGTTTGTGTCCACAGTTTGGGTGTTGCAAAACGTATTTTTATTATTATTTATTATACAAACGAAGCGGTTTCCGATACTGTCCTTATATGAAGGAGTATTTTTCTATGCATGGCTGCTAACGACACTTTCAATTGTGCTGCACTGTATTGCACGTGTAGATTTGCCGGTCGTACTATTAAACTTTTTAAGCTTTATTTTTGTCACGATTCATTTATTTGCACCTCAATCGTCAGAACAAATTGTAGGAGAGTCACTCGTTTCAGAAATGCTATTTATTCATATTAGCTTTGCGATTACCTCGTATGCGGCATTTTCAGTTGCCTTCGTTTTTTCATTATTATATTTAGTTTTATATCGCATATTAAAACAAAAAAAGTTGAATCATCTTTGGTCAAGATTACCAAACTTACAGCAAATGTTAAAATGGATGAATCTATCTACCCTTGTAGGAATTCCATTATTTATTATTAGCATTGTGCTAGGTCTAGAATGGGCGTTTGTCTCTCTTGAAGGGGTTTCTATATTAGATGTTAAAATTATAGGCTCATTTATCGTGTCGTGTCTTTATTTAATAGCCTTTTTACTGCATCGAAAAGGTGCTTTATTAGGCTCTTCGTACGCGATTGTGCATTTATATTTATTTTTACTTGTTGTCATTAATTTCTTCCTTGGCAGCAAATTATCTAGTTTCCATCTATGGGTTTAA
- the hemA gene encoding glutamyl-tRNA reductase, with protein MHTLVVGLNYKTAPVEIREKLSFVEQDIPNAMAALQQQKSILENVIISTCNRTEIYAVVDQLHTGRYYIKQFLADWFNIPVNQFEDHLFIREEDKSLDHLFRVTAGIDSMVLGETQILGQVKKSFLQGQEIGTTGTVYNQLFKQAVTFAKRAHSETAIGENAVSVSYAAVELAKKIFGSLQNKHVAILGAGKMGELAIQNLYGNGVGKVTVINRTFEKAQNLASKFDGNAKAMNELQCTLLEADILISSTGATNYVIDHDLMKYVAKFRKGDPLFMVDIAVPRDLDPKIGDLPNVFLYDIDDLQGIVQANLAERERAASEIINMIQHEIIEFKEWFKTLGVVPVITALRKKAASIQEETMLSIENKMPNLSERERKILNKHTKSIINQLLKNPILQAKELANSDAAAEQLALFQQIFGIEEDVQQEVRLQQVEKSTETSLQQEVQANPRLSY; from the coding sequence ATGCATACATTAGTAGTAGGCTTGAATTATAAAACAGCGCCAGTTGAAATTAGAGAAAAGCTATCTTTTGTGGAACAAGATATTCCAAATGCAATGGCGGCGCTACAACAACAAAAAAGTATATTAGAGAATGTTATCATTTCAACATGTAACCGTACAGAAATCTATGCGGTAGTAGATCAATTGCATACAGGACGTTATTATATTAAACAATTTTTAGCGGATTGGTTTAATATTCCTGTAAACCAATTTGAAGATCACCTCTTTATTCGAGAAGAGGATAAATCTTTAGATCATTTATTCCGTGTAACAGCTGGTATTGACTCAATGGTATTAGGGGAAACACAAATTTTAGGACAAGTGAAAAAAAGCTTCCTCCAAGGTCAAGAAATCGGTACTACTGGAACCGTTTACAACCAATTATTTAAACAAGCGGTGACATTTGCAAAACGAGCACATAGTGAAACGGCAATTGGCGAGAATGCTGTCTCCGTATCCTATGCTGCCGTTGAACTTGCAAAGAAAATATTCGGGTCATTACAAAACAAGCATGTTGCGATTTTAGGTGCAGGTAAAATGGGAGAGCTTGCTATTCAAAACCTATACGGGAATGGTGTAGGCAAAGTAACGGTCATTAATCGTACTTTTGAAAAAGCGCAAAATTTAGCCTCAAAGTTTGATGGGAATGCAAAGGCAATGAATGAATTACAATGTACTTTACTTGAGGCAGACATTTTAATTAGTTCAACTGGGGCAACAAATTATGTCATTGACCATGATTTAATGAAGTATGTTGCCAAGTTCCGTAAAGGTGATCCATTGTTTATGGTTGACATCGCCGTTCCTCGCGATTTAGATCCGAAAATCGGTGATTTGCCAAATGTTTTCTTATATGACATTGATGATTTACAGGGGATTGTCCAAGCGAACTTAGCTGAACGTGAGCGTGCTGCAAGTGAAATTATTAATATGATTCAACACGAAATCATTGAATTTAAGGAATGGTTTAAAACACTCGGTGTTGTTCCAGTTATTACAGCGTTACGTAAAAAAGCAGCATCAATTCAAGAAGAGACAATGTTAAGCATTGAAAATAAAATGCCAAACTTATCAGAGCGTGAACGAAAAATTTTAAATAAGCATACGAAATCGATTATTAACCAGTTATTGAAAAATCCGATTTTACAGGCAAAGGAATTGGCAAATTCAGATGCAGCTGCTGAACAATTGGCATTATTCCAGCAAATATTCGGCATTGAAGAAGATGTACAACAGGAAGTTCGATTACAACAAGTAGAAAAATCGACAGAGACGAGCTTACAACAGGAAGTACAAGCCAATCCACGATTATCTTATTAG